From Quercus lobata isolate SW786 chromosome 1, ValleyOak3.0 Primary Assembly, whole genome shotgun sequence, one genomic window encodes:
- the LOC115988361 gene encoding putative disease resistance RPP13-like protein 1 isoform X2, whose product MSIVAEVVAGAALSAFFDKLFDKFSSSDLLKTFRKENFDADLKKWESMLLKIQLVLDDAEEKQLTSRLVKIWLDELEDLAYDVDDILDEFATEALRRQLNPEPKSDFVKQMRSKIEGIDRRLQEIVEEKKDLELRENTGRRTITKTSRPPSTSLVNESRTYGRDEDKMKIVKLLLESSDAQLSVIPIVGMGGLGKTTLAQLVYKDDEVSRHFQLKAWVCVSEDFDNLRLTKEILHSTSESCHDNNNLDSLQGKLKNTLSGKKFLLILDDVWNENYELWTELCKPFEFGAQGSKIVVTTRNDDVSSIMGTTPPYKLKELSRDACLRVFTHHALDATDFSEYPELKKYGQEIVDRCKGAPLAAKALGGLLRSKHDPCEWEDVLNSKIWDIPEDKSSIFSVLRLSYNYLPSHLKRCFAYCSLFPKDYEFQERELVLLWMAEGLIQETKAKKPMEDLGGDYFRDLLNRSFFQQSSSYESLFVMHDLMNDLAMWAAGDLCCRLEDQLGGSKQFEISTKVRHFLILNIQTIASISLMKMCI is encoded by the exons ATGTCAATTGTCGCGGAGGTTGTCGCGGGGGCTGCTTTATCCGCTTTCTTTGATAAGCTGTTTGACAAGTTTAGCTCCTCTGATTTGTTGAAGACCTTTCGGAAAGAGAATTTTGACGCTGATCTCAAGAAGTGGGAGAGCATGTTGCTGAAAATTCAGTTAGTTCTGGATGACGCAGAAGAGAAGCAGTTGACAAGCAGGTTGGTGAAGATCTGGCTGGATGAGCTGGAAGACTTGGCTTATGATGTGGACGACATCTTGGACGAGTTTGCTACTGAAGCTCTACGACGTCAGCTGAACCCAGAACCCAAAAGTGATTTTGTTAAGCAGATGAGGTCCAAGATTGAAGGTATTGATAGAAGACTGCAAGAAATagtggaagagaagaaagatcTGGAGTTGAGAGAAAATACTGGGAGAAGGACTATAACAAAAACATCAAGGCCGCCCTCAACTTCTCTGGTGAATGAAAGTCGTACTTATGGTAGAGACGAAGATAAAATGAAGATTGTCAAGTTGTTGCTCGAATCAAGTGATGCTCAACTCTCTGTGATTCCCATAGTTGGTATGGGTGGGCTGGGGAAGACGACTCTTGCCCAGCTAGTCTACAAAGACGATGAAGTGAGCCGTCATTTTCAGTTGAAAGCCTGGGTTTGCGTGTCTGAAGATTTTGACAATCTAAGGTTGACTAAAGAAATTCTACACTCTACTTCTGAATCTTGccatgataataataatttagattCACTTCAAGGCAAACTGAAGAATACATTATCAGGGAAGAAGTTCTTGCTCATCTTGGATGACGTTtggaatgaaaattatgaattgTGGACTGAACTGTGCAAGCCTTTCGAATTTGGGGCTCAAGGAAGTAAGATTGTTGTCACAACTCGGAATGATGATGTTTCATCAATAATGGGAACTACTCCACCGTACAAGTTGAAAGAGTTGTCACGTGATGCTTGTTTACGTGTATTTACCCACCACGCGTTAGATGCAACAGATTTTAGTGAGTATCCAGAACTTAAAAAATATGGTCAAGAAATTGTAGATAGGTGCAAGGGAGCACCTTTGGCAGCAAAAGCACTTGGCGGCCTTTTACGCAGTAAACACGATCCTTGTGAGTGGGAAGATGTGTTAAATAGCAAGATCTGGGATATTCCTGAAGATAAAAGTAGTATTTTTTCCGTTCTTAGATTGAGCTACAACTATCTTCCTTCTCATTTAAAGAGGTGCTTTGCCTATTGTTCACTGTTTCCAAAGGACTACGAATTTCAGGAGAGAGAGCTAGTCTTGTTATGGATGGCAGAAGGTTTGattcaagaaacaaaagcaaagaaGCCAATGGAAGATCTTGGTGGTGATTATTTTCGTGATCTACTCAATAGAtcattttttcaacaatcaaGCAG TTATGAATCACTCTTTGTCATGCATGACCTTATGAATGATTTAGCTATGTGGGCAGCGGGAGACTTGTGCTGTAGGTTGGAGGATCAATTGGGTGGTAGTAAGCAATTTGAAATTTCTACAAAGGTACGACATTTTCTTATATTGAACATTCAAACGATTGCATCCATAAGTTTAATGAAGATGTGCATTTAA
- the LOC115988361 gene encoding putative disease resistance RPP13-like protein 1 isoform X1: MSIVAEVVAGAALSAFFDKLFDKFSSSDLLKTFRKENFDADLKKWESMLLKIQLVLDDAEEKQLTSRLVKIWLDELEDLAYDVDDILDEFATEALRRQLNPEPKSDFVKQMRSKIEGIDRRLQEIVEEKKDLELRENTGRRTITKTSRPPSTSLVNESRTYGRDEDKMKIVKLLLESSDAQLSVIPIVGMGGLGKTTLAQLVYKDDEVSRHFQLKAWVCVSEDFDNLRLTKEILHSTSESCHDNNNLDSLQGKLKNTLSGKKFLLILDDVWNENYELWTELCKPFEFGAQGSKIVVTTRNDDVSSIMGTTPPYKLKELSRDACLRVFTHHALDATDFSEYPELKKYGQEIVDRCKGAPLAAKALGGLLRSKHDPCEWEDVLNSKIWDIPEDKSSIFSVLRLSYNYLPSHLKRCFAYCSLFPKDYEFQERELVLLWMAEGLIQETKAKKPMEDLGGDYFRDLLNRSFFQQSSSYESLSFFQQSSSYESLFVMHDLMNDLAMWAAGDLCCRLEDQLGGSKQFEISTKVRHFLILNIQTIASISLMKMCI, translated from the coding sequence ATGTCAATTGTCGCGGAGGTTGTCGCGGGGGCTGCTTTATCCGCTTTCTTTGATAAGCTGTTTGACAAGTTTAGCTCCTCTGATTTGTTGAAGACCTTTCGGAAAGAGAATTTTGACGCTGATCTCAAGAAGTGGGAGAGCATGTTGCTGAAAATTCAGTTAGTTCTGGATGACGCAGAAGAGAAGCAGTTGACAAGCAGGTTGGTGAAGATCTGGCTGGATGAGCTGGAAGACTTGGCTTATGATGTGGACGACATCTTGGACGAGTTTGCTACTGAAGCTCTACGACGTCAGCTGAACCCAGAACCCAAAAGTGATTTTGTTAAGCAGATGAGGTCCAAGATTGAAGGTATTGATAGAAGACTGCAAGAAATagtggaagagaagaaagatcTGGAGTTGAGAGAAAATACTGGGAGAAGGACTATAACAAAAACATCAAGGCCGCCCTCAACTTCTCTGGTGAATGAAAGTCGTACTTATGGTAGAGACGAAGATAAAATGAAGATTGTCAAGTTGTTGCTCGAATCAAGTGATGCTCAACTCTCTGTGATTCCCATAGTTGGTATGGGTGGGCTGGGGAAGACGACTCTTGCCCAGCTAGTCTACAAAGACGATGAAGTGAGCCGTCATTTTCAGTTGAAAGCCTGGGTTTGCGTGTCTGAAGATTTTGACAATCTAAGGTTGACTAAAGAAATTCTACACTCTACTTCTGAATCTTGccatgataataataatttagattCACTTCAAGGCAAACTGAAGAATACATTATCAGGGAAGAAGTTCTTGCTCATCTTGGATGACGTTtggaatgaaaattatgaattgTGGACTGAACTGTGCAAGCCTTTCGAATTTGGGGCTCAAGGAAGTAAGATTGTTGTCACAACTCGGAATGATGATGTTTCATCAATAATGGGAACTACTCCACCGTACAAGTTGAAAGAGTTGTCACGTGATGCTTGTTTACGTGTATTTACCCACCACGCGTTAGATGCAACAGATTTTAGTGAGTATCCAGAACTTAAAAAATATGGTCAAGAAATTGTAGATAGGTGCAAGGGAGCACCTTTGGCAGCAAAAGCACTTGGCGGCCTTTTACGCAGTAAACACGATCCTTGTGAGTGGGAAGATGTGTTAAATAGCAAGATCTGGGATATTCCTGAAGATAAAAGTAGTATTTTTTCCGTTCTTAGATTGAGCTACAACTATCTTCCTTCTCATTTAAAGAGGTGCTTTGCCTATTGTTCACTGTTTCCAAAGGACTACGAATTTCAGGAGAGAGAGCTAGTCTTGTTATGGATGGCAGAAGGTTTGattcaagaaacaaaagcaaagaaGCCAATGGAAGATCTTGGTGGTGATTATTTTCGTGATCTACTCAATAGAtcattttttcaacaatcaaGCAGTTACGAATCACtatcattttttcaacaatcaaGCAGTTATGAATCACTCTTTGTCATGCATGACCTTATGAATGATTTAGCTATGTGGGCAGCGGGAGACTTGTGCTGTAGGTTGGAGGATCAATTGGGTGGTAGTAAGCAATTTGAAATTTCTACAAAGGTACGACATTTTCTTATATTGAACATTCAAACGATTGCATCCATAAGTTTAATGAAGATGTGCATTTAA